CACCTGTAAAACAAAGCAACGAATTTGTACACACAAAAACCCTAGAATTCCCTTTGCTCAGGCAAGCAATGTAATAAAATTCAGATGTGAAAAACACTTATTTAATCATTACCTATTAGGCCATTACTGGTAACATAATTGAGTCAGACAAaagtattacttttttttttttaaatagaaattatattataatttaaaatatgtatacgtagcaaaattaaattttataattcgtATCATAAGATCGTATTTGTATTATATCAGTTCAAGTTTTATATTTGAGAGTTTCAACtttaacttaaattgaattaaaattatattaaaattttttaacactaacccaacttttaaatatttgagttgactGGATCTAACccaaattaatttgaacttatcaattgtttttatttttcaaagtatttttattattttaatttttttcactaaattattttaatatattattaataaaatatacaatataatattttgtgttGTTCATAAatgatctaaaaattatatattaaaacctTTAAAGCAcataagtaatttaattaatcaaattatattcttactattcaataataaaataaaatatttaaataaaaataaaaatgagtaattacaattatataagtatataattgCATGCAttaggtaaaaatttcaattattattgatgttatttttcaaaatttttataatttatccataacaaattttattaaaattacactTCTTCAAAATATTTGAGTCGATTCAAATCGTATCGGATTACTTTAATGTGAAtcttaatattatctaatttaattttgaattatatcgGGGtgactcaaaataaattttgtataaaaaaacttaaccttaatatgattttttttttgtatcatatcaaaTCAGATTAACAGatcatgttaaaatttattggttctaaacaaaattataaaataaaataattccaatcatagaaattttatctttaatgaaagaccaaaggactatttttcaccaaaattttaatgtcaaaacaaatatatatttatgaggtttgaaaaacttaaaatttcctCTATagactaacttttgttaaaattttatattaaagaaaatagtaaaattgttattttattaaaatccctaaaaaatataaattctattAAGTTTTTCCcttgaagttttaaaattaataactttacttctacctaaagttttctaactttgaataATAACATTCCCCACCTCACCCCCCACCCCTCCCACCCCAAAATCTAGGGTTCTTACCCTCTCCGACTCCCAGTGACGTTGCTTTTGTCTGATGATACATAGAACATCATCTCTCACCCTCTCCAATGCGTGTCATCAATTCCAAATGAATTGATAAAGACGCATTGatttgaatgaatgaatgaagcCTCATTGCTTCGTCTGATTCAACGAAGTCTCATCAATTTAGATAAATTGACAAAGCTTTGTTGTTTCATCAATTTGTCTAGAATTGATGAAAATGACATCTTCTTAATCCCAGACACTTTTTTTTGAGATAGTGATCAACATATGGGTTCAAACATTGTCGCAGTGGCCAgagaaactgaaaaaataattctaggttttgaaaaaaaaaaattaattttcgaaattaaaaaactttagtcACTAGTGGAAttgttaatcaaattaaacaaatcaaaaaatgaaaacctaTCATTTAGTCCTCGTTTTTAAGTGATTACAATGGTGTAATACGGTGTCGTTGAGACGACGAAAGAACTCAACCTGTTCAATTCGAAAGACCAATTTAATTTCCCAAACGCAGTCTGTGAGGACAAAGATAGAGAGGGAAATGGAGATGAGTGTAGCATGTGCGGCAGCTGCTTCCGTTTCAAAGCCTCTAAGTTTCTCAAAACAATCCCGTGTGAAAACCCAATTTCTTAGCAGGACCAAGAGACCCATTTGCGTGAAGGCGTTGAATAGCTTGCCCGCAAGAGGACACACCTTATCTACCAATTGGGATTTGTCTAATTTCTCTGTTTCGAACACCACTTCAGCTCCGTGGCTACCCAGGTTCGAAGAGCTTGATATCACCAACATGCTTCTTCGCCAGAGAATCATCTTCTTGGGCTCTCAGGTTCCAGTAAAATGAATATGATGTTGggattaattgttatatttttaaatggttttttacttttaattggttatttgtgatatttttgatCTTTTGGAGATGTAGAAACGAGATTTtggatttttagattttttagaAATTGTATAGCTGGTTTTTCTTTGTTCAATACAGAGTTTGGGATACAATATATGCTGGTGATTAGATGGTATTTTTGACGTTTTGAAATGGGTTTACTGATTATTGTTAATAGAGTTGTGTTTTACGGTTTGATTTTGACGATGTTTGTAAGGAATTTGTAGGATGATTGTATGTGCTTAAATTATAATGTATTAGATGGAAAATATGACAGGAATTTGTTGTTTTCGCTCTATGTTAAGTTTACTGGTTTTCATATCTACATTGGGCAGGTTGATGACATGACAGCTGATTTTATCATTAGTCAGCTCTTATTTCTTGATGCTGAAGACTCTAAGAAAGACATTAAGTTGTTTATCAATTCACCTGGTGGCTCAGTTACTGCTGGTAAGTATATatgttgatatatatatgtatggtaGTATTCTAGATTGGATCTGCAGAAAATTTGGTGCATGTGTTTGGGGTGTTAAATGGTGTAAATGCTGGCAAAGATTCTGGGTTCATGTGTTATGCTAACGAGCATAAATAATGCGATTGAAGTTGAACTTTAGGTTTGGATTGAGAAATGACTTTATCACCTGCTTCATTTATTTTCGTTTGCGCATAATTATATACCAGTGGGCATCCAATAATGACTTGTAAGTGGTTTTATGTCTAGGAAAATATTTGATGGCTTTGATTAGCCATTGAGGATTGTTTTTGCAAGGTATATGGCTCTTTTGATGTTATTAAGTTAATAATGGGTATGCTAAGGTTCTAAATTTTTTGAGTATATTGTTtggtgtttttggttttatggggtttatatgtattttcaaaactaaaggATTACTGGGATGAGTTGAAAATTCTGCAGCTGATTTACTTTGAGCTAGTTAGTTCTATAAGCCAGAGGCAGTCGTCTCATAAGAACTTACTATTTTTTGTGttgattcttatttttaatgtcGAGGGGGAGTGGAAATTCTTCTCTTTTGTCCACAAAGGGAAGTATTAtacctcttatatttttttcatttattgttttttcatatacAAAAGCATAGCATGTTCTAAAATCCATCGCTTTCTTGGGATTATCTTTTGGCTGTTTGTTCACTGACTCAAACAGGTGTATCATCTATTTCAAGGATTGGTGCTTCTTCCCATCACATTTCTACTTGTCCTGCCATCAGTGGCATTGTGATTAACTTAAAGTGAACTAACTCTTTATTCTTGATTTCtgttaaagttattttttaaattattatttggttAACACATCCAAAGACTTGAAGTTTATATTTACTTTGGTTTATAGTCTTAAATTCTATTAGCCCACTCAATAAGTCTTAGTATTGTTTAAGTGGCTTGTGTGTTAGGAACAATAGGTAAAGAAACTTTTCTAGAAACCTTTAtggacataatttttttaaatttcccaCCTTACTTCCTCAGATGACTGAGGCAGGTTTAACTAGTCATAAGGAATCCAAGTGATTGTTGTCTTCACGTTACTGATGATCAAATGCTGATTGCTTTGTTCTTTTGTGCTTTGCTGATGCATGTAGGAATGGGAATATATGATGCAATGAAGTTATGCAAGGCTGATGTTTCAACTGTTTGTTTGGGGCTTGCTGCATCTATGGGTGCATTTCTGCTAGCATCTGGCACAAAAGGGAAGAGATTTTGCATGCCCAATGGAAAAGTGATGATCCATCAACCACTGGGGACTGCTGGAGGCAAAGTAAGTGTTCATTATCCACCTCTTTATGAGGACATTACTCTTGAATTCCTACCACCAAAAGTTGCTAATGCATGGAAATCTCTTGAATCTCATGCTTCAATCCCcaacataaaatttgaacaCCGCA
The genomic region above belongs to Mangifera indica cultivar Alphonso chromosome 15, CATAS_Mindica_2.1, whole genome shotgun sequence and contains:
- the LOC123198229 gene encoding ATP-dependent Clp protease proteolytic subunit 3, chloroplastic; protein product: MEMSVACAAAASVSKPLSFSKQSRVKTQFLSRTKRPICVKALNSLPARGHTLSTNWDLSNFSVSNTTSAPWLPRFEELDITNMLLRQRIIFLGSQVDDMTADFIISQLLFLDAEDSKKDIKLFINSPGGSVTAGMGIYDAMKLCKADVSTVCLGLAASMGAFLLASGTKGKRFCMPNGKVMIHQPLGTAGGKATEMSIRIREMSYHKIKLNKILSRVTGKPLEQIEVDTDRDNFMNAWEAKEYGLVDEVIDDGKPGLVAPSGEAIPPPKTKIWDMWKVEGSKKAKKNFLSEDKLFQNRNKGDQGSDEDRGTQQEKEASAPV